The Triticum aestivum cultivar Chinese Spring chromosome 7B, IWGSC CS RefSeq v2.1, whole genome shotgun sequence genome window below encodes:
- the LOC123160892 gene encoding pentatricopeptide repeat-containing protein At1g18485, with product MPATVHLAPLPHRAQPHASKPPPPPVKPVAPSLPQWNALLADHSRAGRHAAALALLPPLLAASEGLAPDRFTLPPAARSCGFLRGGAAAAGRQVHALAAKLGLPGDPFVGNSLVSMYGRCGRVEDAEKVFGGIPDASRNLVSWNALMAALSGDPRRGLELLRDCLVALGGMVDEATLVTVLPMCAALGWSETGRAVHGIAAKSGWDAAARVGNALVDMYAKCGELADAERAFPDAPSVVSWNVMLGAYARNREASAAFGLLRDMQIEEHGSVPADEITMLSVLPACSGPPDLARLRELHAFTVRRGLDATGDKVPNALVAAYGRCGRLLQADRVFAGIRSKTVSSWNALIGSHAQQNSAAAIELFIQMTNACGLKPDGFSIGSLLMACADPKHLLHGKATHGFILRNGLEKDPIIRVSLLSAYIRCSRTEPLARVLFDAMEEKGEVSWNAMIAGYSQNGLPGESLQLFREMQSMEGHCSSMISATSALMACSELSAVRLGKEMHCFALKADLCEDPFLSSSVIDMYSKCGFADDARAFFDRLKARDAKVSWTVMITGYAVNGLGKEAVELYGKMRREGVEPDEFTYLGLLMACGHAGMVEEGLHFFEEMRNHHHIIEPKLEHYGCVIGMLSRAGRFADAVALMAEMPQEPDAKILSSMLSACHIHGEAELGSEVADRLLELEPDKAEHYVLASNMYAGSGWWDEMRKVRKMLRDAGIAKEPGSSWIDVAGKVYSFVAGENTLPEMDGVRRMWRSLEERIREIGYVPDTTVVLHELEEEEKVEALRWHSEKQAVAFGLLRMAAPATVRVFKNIRMCKDCHNAARLISKVTGREIVVRDKKRFHHFRDGICSCGDYW from the coding sequence ATGCCGGCCACCGTCCACCTCGCGCCGCTTCCCCATCGCGCACAGCCACACGCAAgcaagcctcctccgccgccggtgaAGCCCGTTGCCCCGTCGCTCCCGCAATGGAACGCCCTCCTCGCCGACCACTCCCGagccggccgccatgccgccgcCCTCGCGCTCCTGCCCCCGCTCCTCGCCGCCTCAGAGGGCCTCGCTCCCGACAGGTTCACGCTGCCTCCCGCCGCCAGGTCCTGCGGCTTCCTCCGCGGCGGGGCCGCGGCCGCGGGGCGCCAGGTCCACGCGCTCGCCGCCAAGCTCGGCCTGCCCGGCGACCCCTTCGTCGGCAACTCCCTCGTCTCGATGTACGGCCGGTGCGGCCGCGTCGAGGACGCCGAGAAGGTGTTCGGCGGAATTCCGGATGCGTCCAGGAACCTCGTGTCCTGGAACGCGCTCATGGCGGCCCTCTCTGGTGACCCGCGGCGCGGCCTGGAGCTTTTGCGGGACTGCCTGGTGGCGCTTGGCGGGATGGTGGACGAGGCGACGCTGGTGACGGTGCTCCCAATGTGCGCCGCGCTCGGGTGGTCGGAGACGGGCAGGGCGGTGCACGGCATCGCGGCCAAGTCCGGCTGGGACGCGGCGGCGCGGGTGGGCAACGCGCTTGTCGACATGTACGCCAAGTGCGGCGAGCTCGCGGACGCCGAGCGCGCGTTCCCAGATGCTCCGTCCGTCGTGTCCTGGAACGTGATGCTCGGCGCGTACGCGCGGAACCGCGAGGCCAGCGCGGCGTTCGGGCTGCTGCGAGACATGCAGATCGAAGAACACGGCAGCGTGCCGGCCGACGAGATCACCATGCTGAGCGTCCTGCCGGCGTGCTCCGGGCCGCCGGACCTGGCTAGGCTGAGGGAGCTGCACGCCTTCACCGTTCGGAGAGGCCTGGATGCCACCGGCGACAAGGTGCCAAACGCGCTGGTGGCAGCCTACGGGAGATGCGGGCGCCTGCTCCAGGCCGACCGCGTCTTCGCCGGCATCCGGAGCAAGACGGTGAGCTCGTGGAATGCACTCATCGGTTCCCACGCGCAACAGAACAGCGCGGCCGCGATCGAGCTGTTCATTCAGATGACCAATGCCTGCGGGCTGAAGCCTGACGGGTTCAGCATTGGGAGCTTGCTCATGGCATGTGCCGATCCGAAGCACCTGCTCCATGGCAAGGCTACCCATGGATTCATCCTCAGGAATGGGCTGGAGAAGGACCCTATCATCCGGGTCTCGCTCCTCTCGGCTTACATCCGATGCAGCAGGACGGAGCCTTTGGCTCGAGTGCTGTTCGATGCAATGGAGGAAAAGGGTGAGGTTTCATGGAACGCCATGATCGCCGGGTACTCGCAGAACGGGCTACCCGGTGAGTCACTCCAGCTCTTCAGGGAGATGCAATCCATGGAAGGCCATTGTTCATCAATGATTTCAGCAACAAGTGCCTTGATGGCCTGCTCAGAGTTATCAGCTGTTCGATTAGGGAAGGAGATGCACTGCTTTGCCCTGAAAGCTGACCTATGCGAGGACCCGTTTCTATCGAGCTCAGTGATCGACATGTACTCGAAGTGCGGATTTGCGGACGATGCCAGGGCGTTCTTTGACCGGTTGAAGGCAAGAGACGCAAAGGTGTCATGGACGGTGATGATCACCGGGTACGCCGTCAATGGTTTGGGCAAAGAAGCTGTTGAGCTGTATGGCAAGATGAGGAGGGAGGGGGTGGAACCTGATGAATTCACCTACCTTGGCCTACTGATGGCATGTGGCCATGCCGGGATGGTGGAGGAGGGGCTGCATTTCTTTGAGGAGATGAGAAACCATCATCACATAATAGAACCGAAGCTAGAGCACTATGGCTGCGTCATCGGCATGCTGAGCCGGGCAGGGCGCTTCGCCGACGCGGTGGCGCTCATGGCGGAGATGCCGCAGGAGCCGGACGCCAAGATACTGAGCTCCATGCTCTCAGCCTGCCACATACATGGAGAAGCAGAGCTGGGAAGCGAGGTCGCTGACAGGTTGCTTGAGCTTGAACCCGACAAGGCCGAGCACTACGTCCTTGCCTCCAACATGTACGCCGGGTCTGGGTGGTGGGATGAGATGAGGAAGGTGAGGAAGATGCTCAGGGACGCCGGCATCGCCAAGGAGCCAGGCAGCAGCTGGATCGATGTGGCGGGCAAGGTGTACAGCTTCGTCGCCGGAGAAAACACGCTCCCTGAGATGGACGGGGTGAGGAGGATGTGGCGCAGCCTGGAGGAAAGGATCCGCGAGATCGGGTACGTTCCCGACACCACGGTCGTGCTGcacgagctcgaggaggaagagaAAGTGGAGGCGCTGCGGTGGCACAGCGAGAAGCAGGCCGTCGCGTTCGGGCTGCTGAGGATGGCCGCGCCGGCGACGGTGAGGGTGTTCAAGAACATCAGGATGTGCAAGGATTGCCACAATGCCGCCAGGCTCATCTCCAAGGTGACAGGGAGGGAGATTGTGGTTCGGGACAAGAAGAGGTTCCATCATTTCAGGGATGGTATCTGCTCCTGTGGGGATTACTGGTGA